In a genomic window of Epinephelus lanceolatus isolate andai-2023 chromosome 3, ASM4190304v1, whole genome shotgun sequence:
- the slc26a11 gene encoding sodium-independent sulfate anion transporter: MDRPLLGQVTARGCCSYSTLKAWLPILSWLPRYKLKWLQMDLLAGLTVGLTTVPQALAYAEVAGLPVQYGLYSAFMGGFIYTLLGTSKDVTLGPTAIMSLLCFSVVGGQPHRAVLLSLLCGLIQAVMALLRLGFLLDFISYPVIKGFTCAAAVTIGFGQVKNILGLQDVPHEFFLEVYYTFYKIPEARIGDVVLGLLCLALLVMLLFMKTRLGSDDAPTCSRVARKLVWTVATMRNALVVVAASLVAFSWNAYGHPVFTVTGETTQGLPPFRPPPTSDTTANGTVVSFGEIVEGFGGGLAVIPFMGLLESIAIAKAFASQNDYRIDANQELLAIGVTNIMGSFVSAYPVTGSFGRTAVNSQTGVCTPAGGIVTSVIVLLSLAFLMPAFYYIPKASLAAVIICAVAPMFDFRIVAKMWRIRKLDLLPFVVTFLMCFWQVQYGIIAGVAVSGALLLYNAARPQIKVSDQGALVMELGSGLSFPATEYLSHIIHTQALQASPPRSVVLDCHHVSIIDFTVISEFRDLLRQFKLREVLLVFARLKPSVLEVLLTADLQGFRYTHSVEAALQMEAESLLDD, from the exons ATGGACCGGCCTCTGCTGGGCCAAGTTACAGCACGGGGCTGCTGCTCCTACAGCACCCTGAAGGCCTGGTTGCCGATCCTCTCCTGGCTGCCCAGGTACAAGCTGAAGTGGCTTCAGATGGACCTGCTCGCAGGCCTCACCGTCGGGCTGACGACTGTACCGCAGGCTCTGGCTTATGCTGAAGTTGCCGGTCTTCCTGTGCAG TATGGACTCTACTCTGCCTTCATGGGGGGGTTCATCTACACCCTCCTGGGGACCTCTAAGGACGTGACACTGGGTCCCACGGCCATCATGTCCCTCCTGTGTTTCTCCGTGGTCGGGGGGCAGCCACACCGAGCCGTGTTGCTCAGCCTCCTCTGTGGACTCATCCAAGCTGTAATGGCATTACTGAGATTAG GTTTTCTGCTGGACTTCATCTCTTACCCTGTTATAAAAGGCTTCACTTGTGCTGCTGCAGTAACCATTGGCTTCGGCCAGGTCAAG AATATTCTGGGACTCCAGGACGTTCCCCACGAGTTCTTCCTGGAGGTTTACTACACCTTCTACAAGATCCCAGAAGCCAGAATAGGTGATGTGGTACTGGGTCTGCTTTGTCTCGCTCTGCTggtcatgttgttgtttatgaagACCCGTCTGGGCTCTGACGACGCCCCCACCTGCTCCAGAGTCGCCAGGAAACTAGTGTGGACTGTTGCTACCA TGCGTAACGCTCTGGTGGTCGTGGCTGCATCCTTGGTAGCATTTTCCTGGAATGCTTACGGTCATCCCGTGTTTACAGTCACTGGGGAAACTACCCAGGGGCTCCCGCCATTTAGGCCCCCACCCACCTCGGACACCACAGCCAACGGCACCGTCGTCTCCTTTGGAGAGATTGTAGAG GGCTTTGGAGGAGGGCTTGCTGTGATTCCCTTCATGGGTCTGTTGGAGAGCATTGCTATTGCTAAAGCCTTTG CCAGTCAGAACGACTACAGAATTGATGCCAATCAGGAACTGCTGGCAATTGGTGTGACCAACATCATGGGCTCCTTTGTGTCGGCCTACCCTGTCACTGGCAGCTTTGGgag GACAGCTGTGAACTCTCAGACTGGTGTGTGCACTCCAGCTGGAGGGATTGTCACCA GTGTGATAGTGTTGCTCTCCCTGGCGTTCCTCATGCCGGCCTTCTACTACATCCCCAAAGCTTCTCTAGCTGCTGTTATCATCTGTGCGGTAGCTCCCATGTTTGATTTCCGCATCGTGGCTAAAATGTGGAGGATACGCA AGTTGGACCTGCTGCCTTTTGTTGTGACGTTCCTGATGTGTTTCTGGCAGGTGCAGTACGGCATCATAGCAGGTGTAGCTGTATCTGGAGCCCTGCTGCTGTACAACGCAGCAAGGCCACAGATAAAG GTGTCTGATCAAGGTGCGCTGGTGATGGAGCTGGGCAGTGGACTCAGCTTTCCGGCCACGGAGTATCTCAGCCACATCATACACACTCAGGCTCTGCAGG CGTCTCCTCCGCGGTCAGTGGTCCTTGATTGCCATCATGTCAGCATCATAGATTTCACAGTCATCAGCGAGTTTCGGGACCTGCTGAGGCAGTTCAAACTACGAGAAGTGCTACTGGTCTTTGCCAGATTAAAG CCCTCTGTTCTGGAGGTTCTCCTAACAGCTGACCTGCAGGGCTTCAGGTATACACACAGTGTGGAGGCGGCACTGCAGATGGAGGCGGAGAGCCTCCTCGATGACTAA
- the npb gene encoding neuropeptide B: protein MEWSVRFAVVCVGVSLLISCHPVEAWYKQSTGPSYYSVGRASGLLSGIRRSPYVRRSESEETLMESGETAGNNVIPETNRQISILKSMAICVKDISPNLKSCELLRDGTGTFQCKADVFLTLDSLDCLSA, encoded by the exons ATGGAGTGGTCAGTCAGGTTTGCCGTGGTGTGCGTCGGTGTGTCTCTGCTCATCTCCTGCCATCCAGTCGAAGCTTGGTACAAGCAGTCGACCGGGCCCAGTTACTACTCGGTAGGTCGTGCCTCCGGTTTGCTGTCCGGTATCAGGAGGTCGCCTTACGTCCGGAGGTCCGAGTCTGAGGAGACGCTGATGGAGAGCGGGGAGACGGCAGGTAACAACGTGATTCCAGAGACTAACAGGCAGATCTCCATACTGAAAAGCATG GCCATCTGCGTAAAGGACATCTCTCCAAATCTGAAGAGCTGCGAGCTGCTGCGGGACGGGACGGGCACCTTCCAGTGCAAGGCGGACGTCTTCCTCACCTTGGACTCCCTGGACTGCCTGTCCGCGTGA
- the sgsh gene encoding N-sulfoglucosamine sulfohydrolase: protein MLLELFFLTLASCDTGESKTRNVLLIIADDAGFETEVYNNSVVHTPHLRSLAQRSLVFSNAFTSVSSCSPSRSTILTGLPQHQNGMYGLHQGVHHFNSFDGVQSLPLLLSKANIHTGIIGKKHVGPGSVYPFDYAYTEENNSVLQVGRNITRIKLLVRKFFKTHKEEAFERRRKKDENKDNLKDEERPFLLYVAFHDTHRCGHSQPQYGAFCEKFGNGEMGMGRIPDWTPEYYTPEQVKVPPFVPDTPAARADLAAQYTTVSRLDQGIGLVLQELRDAGYENDTLVIYSSDNGIPFPNGRTNLYRSGTAEPMLVSSPEHRERWGDTSQAYVSLLDITPTILDWFSIPYPSYSLPGSPNTPVHLTGRSLLPALVTEPSNWHTVYASQSLHEVTMYYPTRSVHQGTYHLLHNLHYRMPFPIDQDFYVSPTFQDLLNRTRLREPTHWFKTLEQYYYRERWELFDSRTDPLETRNLVSDPFYSAVLESLRQSLQKWQWETGDPWVCGPDYVLEDKMEPHCRPLYNGL from the exons ATGCTGCttgagttattttttctcactttGGCATCATGTGACACCGGGGAGTCAAAGACAAGAAATGTCCTCCTAATAATTG CTGATGATGCAGGTTTTGAGACAGAGGTGTACAACAACTCTGTGGTCCACACCCCCCACCTGCGCTCTCTGGCCCAGCGTAGTCTGGTGTTCAGCAATGCCTTCACCtctgtcagcagctgctccCCCAGCCGCTCCACCATCCTCACCGGCCTGCCGcag cacCAGAATGGCATGTACGGGCTTCATCAAGGTGTTCACCACTTCAACTCATTTGACGGAGTACAAAGTCTGCCGCTGCTCCTCAGCAAAGCTAACATACACACAG GTATAATTGGGAAGAAACATGTCGGCCCTGGATCCGTTTACCCTTTTGATTATGCCTACACAGAGGAGAACAACTCTGTCCTCCAGGTGGGGAGGAACATCACCCGCATCAAACTCCTGGTCCGCAAGTTTTTCAAGACCCATAAAGAAGAAGCCTTTGAACGAAGGCGAAAGAAAGATGAGAATAAAGACAATTTAAAAGATGAAGAGAGGCCGTTTTTACTGTATGTTGCCTTTCACGACACCCACCGCTGTGGACACTCGCAGCCCCAGTATGGAGCTTTCTGCGAGAAGTTTGGGAATGGTGAAATGGGGATGGGCAGGATACCCGACTGGACACCAGAATATTACACACCAGAACAAGTAAag GTTCCTCCTTTTGTACCGGACACACCTGCGGCACGAGCCGACTTGGCTGCACAGTACACCACAGTTAGCAGACTGGACCAAG GTATCGGTTTGGTTCTTCAGGAGCTCAGGGACGCTGGTTATGAGAACGACACTCTCGTCATCTACAGCTCAGATAATGGCATCCCCTTCCCAAACGGCAGGACCAACCTATATCGCTCCGGGACAGCAGAGCCCATGCTAGTGTCCTCTCCAGAGCACAGGGAGCGATGGGGAGACACCAGCCAGGCCTACGTCAGCCTGCTGG acatCACTCCCACTATTCTTGACTGGTTCTCCATTCCCTACCCGTCCTACAGCCTCCCCGGCAGTCCCAACACCCCGGTCCACCTCACTGGTCGCTCCTTACTGCCTGCTCTGGTCACTGAGCCCAGCAACTGGCACACAGTCTACGCCAGCCAGTCCCTCCATGAG GTAACCATGTACTACCCAACCCGCTCTGTCCACCAGGGGACATACCACCTTCTCCACAACCTGCACTACCGTATGCCCTTCCCCATCGACCAGGACTTTTACGTTTCACCCACCTTCCAGGACCTGCTGAACCGTACGAGGCTTAGAGAGCCCACACACTGGTTCAAAACCCTAGAGCAGTATTACTACAGGGAGCGCTGGGAACTGTTCGACTCCAG GACAGACCCACTGGAGACGAGGAACCTGGTATCAGACCCGTTCTACAGCGCCGTGCTGGAGAGCCTAAGGCAGAGTCTGCAGAAGTGGCAGTGGGAGACGGGTGACCCCTGGGTCTGTGGACCCGACTATGTCCTGGAGGACAAAATGGAGCCGCACTGCAGACCACTCTACAATGGACTCTAA